Genomic window (Palaemon carinicauda isolate YSFRI2023 chromosome 42, ASM3689809v2, whole genome shotgun sequence):
TGACACTGTTTCTAAGGAAAGTGAACATGATCTTGTTCGCAAACGTCAAGCAAACCCTCATGGCGTCAAACAACCAGATGTGACATTGAGTATCAGGCTCAAGACAGCGAACGGCCTTCTCAACGCGCCTTGAAACGTCCACCAGGACGTGTTCCCGATCGACCTCCCAAACGTGACGATAAGTGTGCAGTGGttcgtgatgtcgagcgtcctccTTTACGAGGCGCCGAGCGTCTTCCTAGTCATAGTGTTGAATGTCCTTTAGGACGTGATCTTAAGCGATCAATAAAGAGTGACGTCGAGCGTTCTTTAGATCGAGGCACCGAATGCCCTTCTAAGCGGAAAGGTGAACGAGTTTCAGGACGTGAGCTTGAATGTCCAGCTAAGCGTAACATCGAGCATCCTGCTGTTCAGGACATCGAACGTCCTACTAAACAGGATGTCAACCGTCCTACAAGACGCGATatcgagcgtcctccaggacgctTCACTGAGAGGCAAGCAAGCAGTCAAGCGGTCAAGCGGTACGCGGCGCTGAGCGCCAGTCAGGACGCGACCTCAAGCGTTTTTCGGAACGTGACACCGAGCAACCAACTTCTTCCCGTGTTACTGGTAGTCAAGTAGTGAGacttgatgatgaggaggaggaccaCACACTTCACGATGACACTGGTTTAGTCAGAGGTCATGATCAGGAACACGCTAGATCCAATCGCTTTGATCACGAGCGGTTGGCTGAGCGTCAAGCGGTGGATCTGCTTGGCGACAGGCATGAGGTTCCAGGTTTTGTTGCTGATCCTGAACCTAATGTTGTTGCTCCCGTTGGGGCTTGCCCAGAAGGGGACTCTGATGATCATCTTTCTCCTGTTGAGCCATTTGAGGAGGACTCGAAATCATTTCGTcctttagtagatttgaaaaaacTCATGAAGGATTTTAATGAGGAATTCCCAGAATTTTTTGTTCCCGTTGCCCCACGCTCTAAACCTTCAGAGTTCACTCTTGGGAAGGCGTCAAGGAAGTCTCGGTTTACCAAGATGGTCTTTTCACAATCGTCTAAGAGGCCTCTTAgactgatgggagactggatgaAGTCCAAAAAAGACCAGGGAAAAGCGGCCTTCGCTTTTCTTCCAGCTAGACTGGCATCTAGATCTAGTatatggtacgagacaggagaagttctcggcttgggagtacctgcctctgcccagggagatttctcgagtcttgtagacgctcctcgtcggtcggccatgaggaagaccaagattttctgGTATACCTCCGAGTTGGATCATCTGCTCAAAGGCGTCTTTagagccttcaaagtttttaacttccttgactggacTCTAGAAGCCTTGGGCAAGAAAGTTTCTGCTTTTAAAGAAGGTGATACTTCTACCTTAGTCcatttaatgtcctgtatggacaaagcattGAGGGACGGTTCTAATGAGTTGGTGGCACACTTTTCAGCAGGAATTCTTAAAAAGAGGGCTCAGATGTGTTCCTTCCTGTCACTGGGAGTTACTCCTTTCCAGAAGTCAGAGTTATTATTTGCTCCTGTGTCTTCCTCGCTGTTTCCACAAGAGCTCATATGGGAAATCTTGTCCGCCTTAACGCAAAAGGCCACACAAGATCTGGTCTCTAAGACAGCTAGAAAAGTCCTTCCAACTTCTTTTTCCAGCCGCAAACCTAAGGAAGAGACTACTTTTCCTAAGttctctcagccctttcgagggaggtcttccagcaggggtagctccaggcTCGATGGAAGAAGAACTAAGAGGAGAGGCTTtaggacagggcgaagcagagtctgactgctttcgcctccaggcagtaggagccagactactcaacttctggcaagcgtgggagagaaggggagcagacccttggtcgGTACATCatctaaaggagggttacaaaatcccctttatggggaaacttcctttggttttagctccagtggatctctctcccagatacagagaggaggcaaagagacaagcattAACAACTCAAGTGTCTCTAATGTTGGAGAAGGGGCCATAGAAAAGGGGCAGGACTTACATTCTCCTGGCTTTTACAACTGtctgttcctggtacccaagaactcgtgggggatggcgtccagtcctggacgtgagtGCATTAAACAAGTAtgtccagaagacgaagttctcgaTGGACACTTGGAAGTCAGTCCTGGCAGCGGTAagaaaaggcgactggatggtctcattagacctccaggacacTTATTTTCACATCCCAATTCATCCGAGCTTTATGCATTATCTAAGGTTCGTATTCAAGGGAGAAGCCTTTCAATTTCGAGCCCTATGTTTTAGCTTCAGCACCGCCCTGCAAATATTTACGAAACTGATGCTCAATGTAGCAAAGATTCTCcattcaagaggcatcagagcctctctgtatctcgacgattggcttctcagagctcactcatacgatcactgcctgaaggatctctaAACAACTTTGATTTAGTCTTACGaaagaattgggtctccttgtcaacaaggaaaagtctcttgataccatcacaagagattctttatttggggatggtgattcggagtcgggtttttcgggcttttccgtctccgtTAAGGACGGAACAAGCCAATTTGAAACTCCGATCTTTTCTAGGGAAAAGGAAGTGTtcggcgaggaagtggatgagtccaataggaaccctctcctcgttggaacagtttgtctctctaggaaggctgaaccttcgtcctctccagtttcacctcaatcaccattgggacaaggagaaggaccTAGAGACAATGAACATTCCAATTACAGAATCCCTCAAAAGCTGCCTTCGGTGGTGGAACGAGCCAGACAGATTCCAAGAAGGTTACCACTTAGTTccaaagaacccagaccttgtgttgtgttccgacgcctcggacacagggtggggagcaacactgggcaagttggaagtcTCGGGGTTGTGGTTAGAGACTCGGAAGAACTTCCATATAAACCAGAAAGAATtgttggcagtcctgttagccCTCAGAAGTTTTGAATGGTCAGTCctaaacaaagtggtgcaggtcaatgccgacaacaccacagcattggattacattgccaagcaaggaggAACTCACTCGATGTCCCTTTACGAAACTGCTATGAGTCTCCTCTTATCGGCAAAGGAAAGGAATGTGGTACTGATGATAAGGTTCATTCAAGGAGAAAGGAatgtaatggcagacagcctcagcagaagaggtcagattCTGTCCACAGAGTGGACGCTAAATCAACaagtctgcaagagtctgtggcaacTTTGGGGCCGACCAtgcatagacctcttcgcgactTCAAAAACAAAGAGGCTAGAGATGTATTGCTCCCTGGTACcagatctagaagcagtccacTAAGATGCTTTTCTGTTGGATTGGACCAATCGAGATacgtacgcttttccaccattcaagatcctgtacaaggtGGTACAAAAGTTTGTGTCCCATGAggggaccagaatgaccctagtggcccccttttggccctcaaggcaatgattcacagaggtactggaatggatggtagacacgccaagaagtcttccattaagagtgGATTTACTCAACAACCTCACTTGGATaggtaccatcaaagtctccaaagtcttcagctgactgccttcagactattgaaagactcacaagagctagaggctttttgaaggaggcagctaaagCTTTTGTAAGAGCGAGGAGGACGTCAaccatcaaggtttatcaatccaagtgggaagtgtttagagagtggtgcagagtcaactgtttcctcatccagtacctctgtaactcaaattgctgacttcctgttacacctTCAAAGGAAGTGAAACTTTTCAACCTCGACcattaagggatacaggagtatgttagcgactgtattcagacacagaaacctggacctttcaaaTAATGAGGACTTGCGAGAACTACTTAGATCCTTTGATACGACAAAGCAACGCCACCAAGATTTACCAGcttgaaataaaaattacttagAGAACTGCACTTACTCCATGGAAGCCTAATGATGCAGGTACCGTACCTGGTTTATATGAAAAAGTAGCAGAAGCCAAATACATCTTTTTCAAGACCTGTACTCATAGGGAACATATAAGTAACTTTATAGGGTGAAAACCCGAGGTATGTCGAACATCAACGTACGTCGggtctcttggaaccaattaatgACGTGTGGGTATTACTGTATTAGAGAAAATAATATAAGAGATATGGTTAGCAATTCCAGAAAAGGAACGATAACTACATAGAAATTTGCACAGGTTAAATGTAGGGAAATTCTCATAAATGATAAATGGTTAATTTCCTTAAGGAGGCAAAAATAAAGGTGAAACTAGGTGTCAATTATCTCCGCAAGTAACCTGGAAAAATATGCAGTGCATTCAATTTAGCTGAAATTGATACACAGTATATCAGTGGAAGAATTACATACAATTGCTTATCGGAATGGATTCCAAATACTGTAATTTGTCGACAAGTCTTGTagtaatgaaatttaaattttaaacCGACCTACTATTATTTGTTTGTTCTAACACTGTTAGTATCTTTCTTTGGCTAATATTATCTTTAATTGATTTTTCTTTCAGACATGCTAAGCTCCTTCCTCTGTTTGTCAAtatagggttttggtggcctaagagttaatgtccctgactagtgatcactagactggagttcgagtcccactcaaaacacgttagttcctttgcgAGCTAAGGAGGGAGATTTAAgggagccgataggtctacctgctgagtcatcagcagcctttgcttggccctccctggttctagcttggttggagaggggtcttgggtgctgatcatatatatacagtgatacctctggatacgaaagtttctgcttacgaaaaattcaggatgcgaaaagtgattcgaagatttttatgccccaggatacggataaaatttcaggatacgaaaaccttacgagatcccaactcttcgccgagagtaattttaaaaagcgcgcgccgcctgacttagaacttgggtagactcacttacagcctcccgctcacccattggttatctccctactcagacgctagctgacgccataagatcctgctttcctattggtcggcaactatcccagcttgcctacgcacgggtgttcatctctctctctctcttttcgttccgaccgcggtatcgttaacagacattgtgtgctttcgcttgtttgacttagtgttaatatacagtacattcgtacgccacgtgttatcgttaataaacattcgttactgtgcactgtactgtattagtgtttactatacatagactgtatataacgttacgtagtgtattatattacgtttgcctaacgcattttagaaatgtgttgaaaagtaggcagaaacaagcttcaatggatagtttcttattaaagaggccagcggtattagtaggccaagacgaaggtgaaagtaaagaaaagaaacagaaaagaggaagggatgaagaattagaaggtgaaagtaaagaaaagaaacagaaaaaagaaagtgaatgaagaagtagaagagatttagaaaataagaaaaacgtaaagttataaaaaagcaaaaaaacaattcaattttaagttttgttaccgttaagtgttaaagtaattttttctttcattttatagttttccatacgtaatgttaagtgttaattatttcttccatttttttatttcgtaaagtttaagtgttaatgtgttaagtgtgtaaattactgtacgtagtctgtcacttgttacgtagtgtattatattacgtttgcctaacgcattttagaaatgtgttgaaaagtaggcagaaacaagcttcaatggatagtttcttattaaagaggccagcggtattagtaggccaagacgaaggtgaaagtgaagaaaagaaacagaaaagaggaagggatgaagaattagaaggtgaaagtaaagaaaagaaacagaaaaaagaaagtgatgaagaagtggaagagatttagaaaataagaaaaacgtaaagttataaaaaagcaaaaaaaaaattcaattttaagttttatgttaccgttaagtgttaaagtaattttttctttcattttatagttttccatacgtaatgttaagtgttaattatttcttccattttttatttcgtaaagtttaagtgttaatgtgttaagtgtgtaaattactgtgcgtagtctgtcacttgttacgttttctgccttatgccatcctcctcttccgcgacttcgctatcggacatcgtctcaatcaaaaggtaagtttcaacttttttgttacactaattaactgtaacctgtTTTttagagtgtacaggtatcaataattaatttaggtgtagtacaggtaacaatacaccttcactgatctaaatgctttacgtacatacagtaccgtaacttttatacagtagtaaagaaaacggaccgttttctttgggcttgggggggataacttggctagaactacattattgaataatctcatagtggtttctggaatggattaggctgtttttaacggttgtgttaattattgaatgatagaaatggctgcattgcatgtttattactacagtttagcgtgtttatgaaagaaagggtgactttttataaggcttggaacggattaggctatttacatgtaaaacacgactcaggatacgaaaatatcaggatacgaaaccgcatcctgaacggattaatttcgtatcctgaggcatcactgtatatggtcagtctctagggtattgtcctgcttgctagggtaatgtcactgtcccttgcctctgccattcatggttggCCTTTAATGTTCCATTGAATCTCTCCACTTTCCTTTTCTTTTGATCACAACAGTTTTGAGGTGTTTATACTATAGCAGTAAAGCCCGTTTTGCCTTGGTAGCTTTGACTATTCTGTTAATGGACCACTTTTCTATTTTGGGGgttaaatatttttgtcttttcaaACTTAGCTAAGCAATATAGTTATAGGTGTATGCAAATGTCTGGGGTGgttacattaatttcaaaattcagtgattttttcatgtatatttttcTGTTCATCTTGTTTTGGAAATTCATTTTAGCAAAAGCCTTCATTGTCATTTCAGTTTATTCACCAGTGGCTGTATCCTGTGGGGAAAAAAAGTTTTACATCATggcaaaaaatattcttttattattttatttttggttgaaGCTCTAAGAATGAACAGCACGTTAGTTCCAGGTACGTATTGAAATACAGGTATTgaattttagtttaaaagttaGGTTAACTTAATTAAAGTACTCCACATTTTTTCTTGGATTAAGTTTATAGCTTTTATTTTAGCCTTTGGATATATTTCTACTGCCCATGTGGTAATGTATTCTGTTCActcatgtatttttaaatatttaacttagccggtgaatatataatagctgcaactctgcggctcgacagaaaacaaactcaaaaaactcgcgagcgatcgctatgaaggttgcgggtgtgcccaccagcgccaactgtcggccagataccactcttgtatgtaaacaaaaccttcaattcttctctgtcgacgttgacgacaagacgtattcatactcgctgtagaacctggagttttcccatcatatttggtgaagtactttattttggtttgagctttcgcagtacaggtgtttttcctcaacataaactcttgaactctttattgaatcggattatttgttgatgacttggattgtttttggaattttctttgactaattcaaaatggctgacccttctcaagtacctagatttcgaaagtgtaatgctagggactgtaataggcgtcttccaaaggcttctctcgacccacatactgtttgttccaattgtcggggtaaaacctgtcaattgggagatcggtgtgaggaatgcgtgggcctttcggaattcgattggctcgaattcGATAAATAtacacgtagactagagagagatagggtaaggagaagttcatctaggtccgtagatttttcctctccacatgcccctgaacctaatccttcccctgtagtggttgttcctaaccccccttctagcactcaggaaccgtctatgcaagacatgttacgtgctattcatgccttgggggagagagttgaagcgttagcaagtgaccgtaatcaactcatggctgacgtgaaggaacttaagtgccatagtgccacggcggaaagtgggaaagtgattagtgcgcaaagtgttgtgaacagtgttgcgcttgagggttcgtctgttcgtgcctgtcgttcacctagtccgggacctcttgcaagctcccaagcccaggggagaagcaatgtcgtacgacttatgggttcgagaggccttgatcagcgaacagacgttccctctatggtatcaggcgtatctcgtcaagatcgcccctaccataagacgagagagcccatttttacctcgtcttccgaaggcttttcacgcaagaaaccatggagcaaggtttctaggcctcttaaacgcaagtcggtcccttcaggacaggtccaacgtcctggatgtagtcattgggacagttcggacccgttgctgtcatcggatgactgctcgccgcctaagcaaggcaaagttgtgccgtctcagacgctaaccccgtctgttaccgcacccgttcccGTAGAggcgtagaccctaaatgggttatactgcaggacatgcagtctaagcttgcgtcccttatggaagactacaatgcagctaaggtttccgttgagcctagccgtttatctcatagagatcctggccttcagtcacccaagcgttctgttgtgcgtccagttgacgttggtgtagccatctcacgtcaaaCGGTTGGGTtagtaccacactcgatgcggtctcgtgtggattttcagacgcatgtggacgttaggcaactcgctgatgcgcctggtgacgttcaggacgttcgccaaccatcagagttgacttgttttgacgcggtgcgtcaacctccgcaacctagagttgttttgactgcacaacctaggcggtctaagcagtctcgggtggacgctgtgcgtcctcacgcacctgttgttgttgacagttcccagactgtcaagcagtttcaggacgctgcgtcctgctccgccacttatgcaccagtgcgggcggacgctgcgtgtcaagcattgccaacccctttgctggtttctcatcagttgtcagatgaggaactttcggatgaggacgttgctgaccctcagcctgaggatcatccttcagatattgatgagcctagagcagttccgccatctatggac
Coding sequences:
- the LOC137633107 gene encoding uncharacterized protein; translated protein: MASSPGRECIKQVCPEDEVLDGHLEVSPGSGKKRRLDGLIRPPGHLFSHPNSSELYALSKRHQSLSVSRRLASQSSLIRSLPEGSLNNFDLVLRKNWVSLSTRKSLLIPSQEILYLGMVIRSRVFRAFPSPLRTEQANLKLRSFLGKRKCSARKWMSPIGTLSSLEQFVSLGRLNLRPLQFHLNHHWDKEKDLETMNIPITESLKSCLRWWNEPDRFQEGYHLVPKNPDLVLCSDASDTGWGATLGKLEVSGLWLETRKNFHINQKELLAVLLALRSFEWSVLNKVVQVNADNTTALDYIAKQGGTHSMSLYETAMSLLLSAKERNVVLMIRFIQGERNVMADSLSRRGQILSTEWTLNQQVCKSLWQLWGRPCIDLFATSKTKRLEMYCSLVPDLEAVH